The following are encoded together in the Tripterygium wilfordii isolate XIE 37 chromosome 3, ASM1340144v1, whole genome shotgun sequence genome:
- the LOC119985333 gene encoding uncharacterized protein LOC119985333, translating into MEKSGEPRVGLQNKYFNGSYHISCQELRRTFMQCQDPEDVYKLALVYFVEYVLLGRDVKLLIDVDFLNLVDYVDEFNKYPWGTLSYKKTIQSLTNCLVGRSDKFKAKQNDFEWYNLLGFPWAFQLWVYEVIPSIAASFADCVDLNLLPRMLKWSSTKAPKSKTVNDILEADEVTVFEMVNTHSESEQDYTFNCEGNVGVLLKKAKKAKQPIQNPGANSDVSSVKKSDDTFEMGLLVSSLIRGLVNHDKTIDLKTIDAKKDWFDTIIDQSKWLLDTHLDVAFEFIRKRMSENTDIFRQKCAIMDTPFHTYLNIRYKLHEENNEPSHWDRDDLLLHFVDGS; encoded by the exons atggagaagtcTGGTGAACCTAGGGTGGGCTTGCAGAATAAGTATTTCAATGGAAGCTATCATATTTCATGCCAAGAGTTACGGAGGACTTTTATGCAGTGCCAAGATCCAGAAGATGTATATAAGTTGGCACTTGTATATTTTGTTGAGTATGTACTCTTAGGTAGAGATGTGAAGctgttgattgatgttgatttctTGAATCTGGTTGATTATGTTGATGAGTTCAACAAGTACCCATGGGGGACTTTGTCCTACAAGAAGACAATACAGTCCCTAACTAATTGTCTTGTTGGAAGGTCCGACAAATTTAAGGCCAAGCagaatgattttgaatggtACAATCTATTGGGCTTTCCTTGGGCTTTCCAACTATGGGTATACGAGGTTATTCCAAGTATTGCAGCAAGTTTTGCAGACTGTGTTGATCTGAATTTGTTGCCTAGAATGTTGAAATGGTCATCAACTAAGGCACCAAAGTCCAAGACTGTCAACGATATATTGGAGGCGGATgag GTTACAGTCTTTGAAATGGTCAACACACACTCAGAAAGTGAGCAAGACTATACATTTAATTGTGAAGGGAATGTAGGTGTCTTGTTAAAGAAGGCAAAGAAAGCCAAGCAACCCATTCAGAACCCTGGAGCTAACTCTGATGTCAGTTCAGTTAAAAAGTCAGATGATACATTTGAGATGGGATTGCTTGTGAGTTCGTTGATCAGGGGATTGGTCAATCATGATAAGACAATTGATCTAAAAACAATTGATGCAAAAAAGGATTGGTTTGATACAATCATCGACCAAAGCAAGTGGCTACTAGACACG CATCTTGACGTTGCATTCGAGTTCATTCGTAAAAGAATGTCTGAGAATACTGATATTTTCAGACAAAAATGTGCGATTATGGATACACCTTTTCAT acaTATCTCAACATCCGTTACAAATTGCACGAAGAGAACAATGAGCCTTCACATTGGGACCGTGATGATCTTCTACTGCATTTTGTTGACGGATCTTAG
- the LOC119987146 gene encoding ultraviolet-B receptor UVR8-like isoform X2 has product MAANISSVIAWGSGEDGQLGIGSNEEKEWVCVVKGLEPYKVRSVVAGSRNSLAICDDGKLFTWGWNQRGTLGHPPETNQNSQAHPKTENIPSQVKALAYVNIVQAAIGGWHCLAVDDQGRAYAWGGNEYGQCGEEPERKDDTGRPLKRDIVIPHRCASKLVVRQVAAGGTHSVVLTREGHVWTWGQPWPPGDIKQISIPVRVQGLERVKLIAVGAFHNLALQEDGTLWAWGNNEYGQLGTGDTQPRSQPILVQGLAGLNLVDIAAGGWHSTALTDDGEVYGWGRGEHGRLGFGDSDKSSKMLPQRVNLLAGEDIVQFGRGDHGRLGYGRKATTGQPMEVPINIPPPKDADAGADGHWIAKLVACGGRHTLTIAEWQIDDSKQS; this is encoded by the exons ATGGCTGCCAACATCTCCTCCGTCATCGCCTG GGGCTCAGGAGAAGACGGACAACTAGGAATCGGCAGCAACGAAGAGAAAGAGTGGGTCTGTGTCGTCAAAGGACTTGAGCCCTACAAAGTCCGCTCCGTGGTCGCCGGAAGCCGAAACTCCCTCGCCATTTGCGACGACGGCAAG TTGTTCACATGGGGTTGGAACCAGAGAGGGACCTTAGGGCACCCGCCTGAGACTAACCAAAACTCCCAAGCACACCCTAAAACAGAGAACATTCCTAGCCAGGTTAAAGCTCTCGCATATGTCAATATTGTTCAG GCCGCTATTGGTGGGTGGCATTGTTTGGCTGTTGACGATCAAGGCAGAGCCTATGCTTGGG GTGGCAATGAGTATGGTCAGTGTGGTGAAGAACCTGAAAGGAAGGATGACACTGGCAGGCCCTTGAAAAGGGATATTGTGATTCCCCATCGTTGTGCATCGAAGCTTGTGGTTCGCCAG GTAGCTGCTGGTGGTACTCACTCTGTGGTGCTTACACGTGAAGGACATGTATGGACTTGGGGTCAACCGTGGCCTCCTGGTGACAT AAAACAAATTTCCATTCCTGTGAGAGTACAAGGCCTTGAAAGGGTGAAGCTTATTGCAGTGGGGGCATTCCATAATTTGGCCCTTCAAGAGGATGGAACTTTATGGGCATGGGGTAATAATGAGTATGGACAACTTGGTACCGGGGATACCCAACCAAGATCACAGCCTATTCTTGTTCAAGGGCTTGCTGGTCTTAACTTG GTTGATATTGCTGCTGGAGGATGGCATTCAACTGCATTGACTGATGATGGAGAG GTGTATGGCTGGGGAAGAGGGGAACATGGGAGGCTTGGATTTGGAGATAGTGACAAGAGCAGTAAAATGTTGCCTCAGAGGGTTAATCTTTTGGCAGGGGAGGACATTGTTCAG TTTGGTCGAGGTGACCACGGGCGACTTGGATATGGGAGGAAGGCAACTACAGGCCAACCAATGGAAGTGCCTATAAACATTCCACCTCCAAAAGATGCTGATGCTGGTGCTGACGGACATTGGATTGCTAAACTTGTTGCTTGCGGAGGACGCCACACCCTTACAATTGCAGAATGGCAGATTGATGACTCAAAACAATCATAG
- the LOC119987146 gene encoding ultraviolet-B receptor UVR8-like isoform X1, giving the protein MAANISSVIAWGSGEDGQLGIGSNEEKEWVCVVKGLEPYKVRSVVAGSRNSLAICDDGKLFTWGWNQRGTLGHPPETNQNSQAHPKTENIPSQVKALAYVNIVQAAIGGWHCLAVDDQGRAYAWGGNEYGQCGEEPERKDDTGRPLKRDIVIPHRCASKLVVRQVAAGGTHSVVLTREGHVWTWGQPWPPGDIKQISIPVRVQGLERVKLIAVGAFHNLALQEDGTLWAWGNNEYGQLGTGDTQPRSQPILVQGLAGLNLVDIAAGGWHSTALTDDGEVYGWGRGEHGRLGFGDSDKSSKMLPQRVNLLAGEDIVQVSCGGTHSVALTLDGRMFSFGRGDHGRLGYGRKATTGQPMEVPINIPPPKDADAGADGHWIAKLVACGGRHTLTIAEWQIDDSKQS; this is encoded by the exons ATGGCTGCCAACATCTCCTCCGTCATCGCCTG GGGCTCAGGAGAAGACGGACAACTAGGAATCGGCAGCAACGAAGAGAAAGAGTGGGTCTGTGTCGTCAAAGGACTTGAGCCCTACAAAGTCCGCTCCGTGGTCGCCGGAAGCCGAAACTCCCTCGCCATTTGCGACGACGGCAAG TTGTTCACATGGGGTTGGAACCAGAGAGGGACCTTAGGGCACCCGCCTGAGACTAACCAAAACTCCCAAGCACACCCTAAAACAGAGAACATTCCTAGCCAGGTTAAAGCTCTCGCATATGTCAATATTGTTCAG GCCGCTATTGGTGGGTGGCATTGTTTGGCTGTTGACGATCAAGGCAGAGCCTATGCTTGGG GTGGCAATGAGTATGGTCAGTGTGGTGAAGAACCTGAAAGGAAGGATGACACTGGCAGGCCCTTGAAAAGGGATATTGTGATTCCCCATCGTTGTGCATCGAAGCTTGTGGTTCGCCAG GTAGCTGCTGGTGGTACTCACTCTGTGGTGCTTACACGTGAAGGACATGTATGGACTTGGGGTCAACCGTGGCCTCCTGGTGACAT AAAACAAATTTCCATTCCTGTGAGAGTACAAGGCCTTGAAAGGGTGAAGCTTATTGCAGTGGGGGCATTCCATAATTTGGCCCTTCAAGAGGATGGAACTTTATGGGCATGGGGTAATAATGAGTATGGACAACTTGGTACCGGGGATACCCAACCAAGATCACAGCCTATTCTTGTTCAAGGGCTTGCTGGTCTTAACTTG GTTGATATTGCTGCTGGAGGATGGCATTCAACTGCATTGACTGATGATGGAGAG GTGTATGGCTGGGGAAGAGGGGAACATGGGAGGCTTGGATTTGGAGATAGTGACAAGAGCAGTAAAATGTTGCCTCAGAGGGTTAATCTTTTGGCAGGGGAGGACATTGTTCAG GTGTCTTGTGGTGGGACTCATTCGGTTGCTTTGACACTTGATGGACGAATGTTTTCG TTTGGTCGAGGTGACCACGGGCGACTTGGATATGGGAGGAAGGCAACTACAGGCCAACCAATGGAAGTGCCTATAAACATTCCACCTCCAAAAGATGCTGATGCTGGTGCTGACGGACATTGGATTGCTAAACTTGTTGCTTGCGGAGGACGCCACACCCTTACAATTGCAGAATGGCAGATTGATGACTCAAAACAATCATAG
- the LOC119995506 gene encoding uncharacterized protein LOC119995506: MAIGPSLRGFRTCIRRVICVDGTHLKGKYLGTLFVATCLDGNNQVYPLAFGVGDSENDDAWTWFFEKLNGAIGSMDSLVFISDRNASIEKSIRRVFPEAIHGACMYHLGQNLKSKKFSDSVIPLFYKAAKSYNKVEFHHIMNQILRFDAGNVFKYLSEVGFEKWSRAYFPGQRARVMTVEPISINTFLVKDGDDGGQVDLASKTCSCRVFDIDHIPCIHAFAACRVRKLPIISLCSQYYRTDMLLLAYAEPINPVLNTDANVLTEELRVVLPPETRRKSGRPKKRRIPSSGEQIQKRKCSRCKQDGHNRQTCSEPICLHPSTSAQ, encoded by the exons ATGGCCATTGGACCATCATTAAGAGGTTTTCGTACTTGTATAAGACGTGTAATTTGTGTTGATGGAACTCATTTGAAAGGTAAGTATCTTGGAACATTATTTGTTGCCACATGTTTGGATGGAAACAACCAGGTTTATCCTTTGGCTTTTGGAGTAGGGGATTCAGAAAATGATGATGCGTGGACATggttctttgaaaaattgaatggaGCTATTGGAAGCAtggattcacttgtttttatatCGGATAGGAATGCAAGTATTGAAAAAAGTATCCGGAGAGTTTTTCCAGAGGCCATACATGGTGCTTGTATGTATCACCTTGGTCAGAATTTGAAGTCCAAAAAGTTTAGTGATTCCGTCATCCCTCTATTCTACAAGGCAGCAAAGTCATACAATAAGGTGGAGTTTCACCATATCATGAATCAAATACTCAGATTCGATGCAGGTAATGTTTTCAAGTATTTAAGTGAAGTTGGTTTTGAGAAATGGTCTAGGGCTTATTTTCCTGGACAACG GGCTAGGGTCATGACTGTGGAGCCTATTAGTATAAATACTTTTCTTGTtaaagatggtgatgatggaggACAAGTGGATTTGGCCAGCAAGACTTGCTCCTGCAGAGTTTTTGATATTGACCATATACCCTGCATCCACGCCTTTGCAGCATGTAGAGTTAGAAAATTaccaataatttcattgtgttCGCAATATTATCGTACTGATATGCTGCTGCTGGCATACGCAGAACCAATCAACCCTGTCTTGAACACAGACGCTAATGTTCTAACTGAGGAATTGAGGGTTGTCTTACCTCCAGAAACCAGGAGAAAAAGTGGACGACCAAAGAAACGTCGAATTCCATCATCCGGTGagcaaatacaaaaaagaaaatgcagtcGTTGCAAACAAGATGGTCACAACCGTCAAACTTGTAGCGAGCCCATTTGTTTACACCCTAGCACGTCAGCACAATGA